A genomic region of Catalinimonas niigatensis contains the following coding sequences:
- a CDS encoding RNA polymerase sigma factor — protein sequence MKPNECHSDAELWSAFRKGDRLAYEEMYRKHFSDLQHYGLHLCHDQEHVLDAIHSLFFDLWVRKEHLGNTDNIRYYLLRGLRRLITHQLVRQRKRQASGPAVAAADHSFEAKLIEKQSQEEMHQKLRQALQKLPPRQQEIIFLKFYENLSYEEISSLTSLKVRTVYNTVFQALEGMRSLITQHVKWSVLLMLHHFHSLFH from the coding sequence TTGAAACCTAATGAATGCCATAGCGATGCGGAATTGTGGAGTGCCTTCAGAAAAGGAGACCGACTGGCGTATGAAGAAATGTACAGGAAACATTTTAGTGACCTGCAGCACTATGGCTTACATTTGTGTCATGATCAGGAACATGTACTGGATGCCATTCATAGCTTGTTTTTTGACCTCTGGGTCCGTAAAGAACATCTGGGCAATACGGACAATATCAGATATTATCTGCTCAGGGGATTACGTCGGCTGATTACCCACCAGTTGGTCAGGCAGAGAAAGAGGCAGGCCTCAGGCCCGGCAGTTGCAGCAGCTGATCATTCATTTGAAGCCAAACTTATTGAAAAGCAATCTCAGGAAGAAATGCATCAAAAACTGAGACAGGCTTTGCAAAAATTACCTCCAAGGCAACAGGAAATTATTTTTCTTAAGTTCTACGAAAATTTGTCGTACGAAGAAATTTCCAGCCTCACTTCACTCAAAGTACGTACAGTCTACAATACGGTCTTCCAGGCTTTGGAAGGTATGCGGAGCTTAATTACCCAGCATGTAAAATGGTCTGTTTTACTCATGCTCCACCATTTTCATTCTTTATTTCATTAA
- a CDS encoding FecR family protein: MKDYQYYQYFSADDFVLDDDFQKWVLKPNQEYQHYWANYLLLHPEKEKEIEQAKIMVRALDQASPTKDTHQLEQEWNLLNDTINQYERRQKQKTIGLFQRYGIAASILLCLIAGSFWWYSMQSSLLTYSTDFNETRTITLPDGSTVILNANSTLSFDKDWQAASNETSSTVRKVMLDGEAYFMVEKQQIQQGDSTYFAKFIVQTDRIEVEVLGTRFNVNDHIENTQVTLESGKVLVRNDNGESLYLDPGEIVELTNNQLLKKVTEVELYTSWKDNKLIFEETPVPEILEMIELRYGYQIEVNTDYLDDKLYTGSSPADDAELLIYKLSRLYNLSVKKEGKELTINANKF, from the coding sequence GTGAAAGATTACCAGTATTACCAATACTTCTCCGCAGACGACTTTGTCCTGGACGATGATTTTCAGAAATGGGTGTTGAAACCCAATCAGGAATACCAGCATTATTGGGCTAATTATCTGTTGCTCCATCCTGAAAAGGAGAAGGAAATTGAGCAGGCAAAAATTATGGTACGTGCATTGGATCAGGCCAGTCCTACCAAAGATACACATCAACTGGAACAGGAGTGGAACCTGCTTAACGATACCATCAACCAGTATGAAAGAAGACAGAAGCAGAAGACCATTGGCTTGTTTCAGCGCTACGGTATTGCTGCCAGTATTCTTTTGTGTCTGATTGCAGGCAGCTTTTGGTGGTATAGTATGCAAAGCAGCCTGCTCACCTACAGCACAGATTTCAATGAGACCCGTACCATCACCCTGCCTGATGGCTCCACGGTCATTCTGAATGCAAATTCTACTCTTTCTTTTGATAAAGACTGGCAGGCTGCATCCAATGAGACTTCTTCAACGGTGCGAAAAGTCATGCTGGATGGAGAAGCTTACTTTATGGTAGAGAAACAGCAGATTCAACAGGGCGACTCTACCTATTTCGCAAAATTTATAGTACAGACAGACCGGATAGAAGTAGAGGTGCTGGGCACCCGCTTTAATGTAAATGACCATATAGAGAACACGCAGGTCACGCTGGAGTCAGGCAAGGTGCTGGTGAGAAATGATAACGGTGAATCACTTTATCTTGATCCCGGAGAGATAGTAGAGTTGACCAATAACCAGCTCCTTAAAAAGGTCACCGAAGTGGAGCTTTACACTTCCTGGAAGGACAACAAACTCATTTTTGAAGAAACGCCGGTCCCTGAAATCCTGGAAATGATAGAGCTACGATATGGGTATCAGATAGAAGTCAACACAGATTATCTGGATGATAAACTATATACCGGATCAAGCCCTGCCGATGACGCAGAACTACTCATCTATAAGCTTTCCCGGCTATACAACCTCTCTGTGAAAAAAGAAGGCAAAGAACTTACGATCAACGCGAATAAATTCTGA
- a CDS encoding SusC/RagA family TonB-linked outer membrane protein: MKVLVHNYYIRMLTLGISLIFSQQLYAQELASTHLISKNSDPSQTTKKSEQLIELLNQLEDKFDITFDYDLNMLEGKKVNPLNLKDSREDVEQILKKILEPHKLKYEKLYDESYLILEEKNHPKLKKRASKSLTGKLTLPVQPQSSRHQIKKVDIVRLWEKNVSGKVTDGTDNTALPGVNVLVKGTTVGTITDVDGNYSLQVPSDNSILVFSSIGYESTEVTVGNQTTINIAMTPDISELEEVVVVGFGERKKKDLTGSIATVGSEEIEKIQTASPQFALQGNTAGVRVVNASGDPNEAPQIFVRGIGTWNGDAQPLYVIDGQIIEPPRDGNEDVISGFGLTTPPNLFNLINPNDIESISVLKDASAAAIYGSRGANGVILITTKKGKLGAPTVELNARRGIQNIPTYDMLNTQQFVDISQEMYANNLNPDITIENQLYGRNEPSDATRLVAFSPQFDPESPYYISDRTTYDWQDELVRNNAINQAYDVKVSGATEAIDYYVSAGFFNQEGMLLGNELTRYTGAVNLNANITDWLKIGVNYKYTHQESLLNDKGELLDYADVAPWQPLRDPNNPYGYAEVLMPYAFGDAWTQAKIYGQGSNPNYLALGDLDFGSFTIDRQLGQFYTELSPIQGLTLRASLNLDYSKQDRYGLDTWSRTNIFKPTGLDPATEAPNAPNSLGGIEHRINNTFNFQSDFTATYARNFAAKHNITLTAAVQDQRHKREFINLSGDNLQNIIDDEPKLNGYSNDLANNSSIYGWNRRFWFGLVGRVNYDYDSKYYLDASFRRDASNGFDDDYRWGNFYSVSGAWRITSESFMEGITFLNDLKFRGGWGEAGNDQAAVGQYAFLSGTSGVSSYRWGSGNGNPFGNFVPGTLVADFPNPSLTWEVVTTTYVGFDALMFNSKLNLTVEWYNRITDGILQQVNLPYSVGTLPPLFNIGQLENRGVDLQLGYNNQLGAFSYGISGNISFLENEVTNLYQDQPLSTDFGRVEEGRSIGHLWGYKVGGTFQSQAEIDAYFEGLEDQTIANEDFVAPGDLYFQNVGGNPTEEEPFYSTTPDNLINSFDQTEIGNTIPGYTYGINLNAGWKGLDISMNFYGEGDVDRYNSVRNTFESMSGAGSNFFASTLNRWTPQNTNTDLPRAVVGDPARNNRYSTRWVESAAFFRLNTWQLGYSLPSSVLEALNNTVRSLRVYVGGQNNIYAFRWSGIDPVNDEFPLPRSFTAGLNIRF; encoded by the coding sequence ATGAAAGTACTGGTACACAACTACTACATCAGGATGCTGACGCTGGGCATAAGCCTTATTTTTAGCCAGCAACTGTATGCTCAGGAACTGGCATCTACTCACTTGATCAGTAAAAACTCAGACCCTTCCCAGACTACAAAAAAAAGCGAGCAACTCATAGAGCTTTTAAATCAGCTTGAGGATAAGTTTGATATTACTTTTGATTACGACCTGAACATGCTGGAAGGAAAAAAAGTAAATCCACTAAACCTTAAGGATTCCAGGGAGGATGTAGAGCAAATTCTGAAAAAAATTCTTGAGCCTCATAAGTTAAAATATGAAAAGCTTTACGACGAATCTTACCTGATTCTTGAGGAAAAGAATCATCCCAAATTGAAAAAAAGAGCTTCCAAATCACTGACGGGTAAATTGACTTTGCCGGTTCAGCCCCAAAGTTCAAGACATCAGATCAAAAAGGTGGATATCGTAAGGCTATGGGAAAAAAACGTGAGTGGAAAAGTGACCGACGGAACTGACAACACAGCTTTGCCGGGCGTCAACGTTTTGGTAAAGGGCACTACTGTAGGTACGATTACTGATGTAGATGGCAATTATAGCTTACAGGTACCTTCCGACAATTCCATTCTGGTATTTAGCTCCATCGGCTATGAATCTACTGAAGTTACGGTAGGTAATCAGACAACTATTAATATAGCGATGACACCAGACATCTCTGAACTGGAAGAAGTGGTAGTTGTGGGTTTTGGTGAAAGAAAGAAAAAAGACCTTACCGGTTCCATAGCTACTGTAGGATCGGAAGAAATTGAAAAAATCCAGACTGCTTCACCTCAGTTTGCTTTGCAAGGCAATACCGCAGGCGTAAGGGTAGTCAATGCCAGTGGTGATCCTAATGAAGCTCCCCAGATTTTTGTCAGAGGCATTGGTACCTGGAATGGTGACGCCCAACCTCTGTATGTCATAGACGGACAGATCATTGAACCCCCACGTGATGGTAATGAAGACGTGATCAGTGGTTTCGGACTAACTACTCCACCCAACCTCTTCAACCTGATTAATCCCAATGACATTGAGTCAATCTCAGTGCTCAAAGATGCATCAGCGGCGGCCATCTATGGGAGCAGAGGGGCCAATGGCGTAATTTTAATTACTACAAAAAAAGGAAAGCTGGGAGCGCCTACAGTAGAACTGAATGCCAGAAGGGGAATACAGAACATACCTACTTATGATATGCTCAATACACAGCAGTTTGTAGATATTTCTCAGGAGATGTATGCTAATAATCTTAATCCGGACATCACTATTGAGAACCAGTTGTATGGAAGAAATGAACCTAGTGATGCTACCAGGTTAGTAGCTTTTAGCCCACAGTTTGACCCGGAAAGCCCCTATTACATCAGCGACCGGACTACCTATGACTGGCAGGATGAGCTGGTAAGAAATAATGCTATCAATCAGGCGTATGACGTTAAAGTTTCAGGTGCCACAGAAGCCATTGATTATTATGTCTCCGCTGGATTTTTTAATCAGGAAGGTATGCTGCTGGGCAATGAACTGACCCGCTATACCGGAGCCGTAAACCTGAATGCAAACATTACGGATTGGTTAAAGATTGGCGTAAATTATAAATACACCCATCAGGAATCATTACTGAACGATAAAGGAGAATTACTGGATTATGCGGACGTAGCGCCCTGGCAGCCGCTCCGTGATCCCAACAACCCATATGGCTATGCAGAAGTGCTGATGCCCTATGCCTTTGGCGATGCCTGGACCCAGGCCAAGATTTACGGACAAGGATCTAATCCTAACTATCTGGCATTGGGTGACCTGGATTTTGGCAGCTTTACGATTGACAGGCAATTAGGACAGTTCTACACGGAGCTTTCGCCCATTCAGGGTTTGACATTGAGAGCCAGCCTTAATCTGGACTATTCCAAACAAGACCGATATGGGTTGGATACATGGTCCAGAACCAACATCTTTAAACCTACCGGCCTTGATCCTGCTACTGAAGCGCCTAACGCACCCAATAGCTTGGGAGGAATAGAACACAGAATTAACAATACATTCAATTTTCAGTCAGATTTCACCGCCACTTATGCCCGTAACTTTGCTGCCAAACATAATATTACCCTTACGGCAGCGGTACAGGATCAGCGACACAAGAGAGAATTTATCAATCTAAGTGGAGATAATCTGCAAAATATCATTGATGATGAACCCAAACTAAACGGATATTCTAACGACCTGGCCAATAACTCATCTATTTACGGCTGGAACCGCCGTTTCTGGTTTGGATTAGTAGGGCGGGTAAACTACGATTACGACAGTAAATATTATCTTGATGCTTCTTTCAGAAGAGACGCCAGCAATGGTTTTGACGATGACTATCGCTGGGGGAATTTTTACTCTGTTTCCGGTGCCTGGAGAATTACCTCCGAGTCTTTTATGGAAGGCATTACTTTTCTGAATGACCTGAAATTCAGAGGGGGATGGGGAGAAGCCGGTAATGATCAGGCTGCTGTAGGCCAATACGCATTTCTATCAGGTACATCAGGCGTTTCATCTTACCGTTGGGGTTCAGGTAATGGTAACCCTTTCGGAAATTTTGTTCCCGGCACTCTGGTAGCAGATTTTCCTAACCCAAGTTTAACCTGGGAAGTGGTCACAACCACTTATGTTGGTTTTGATGCATTGATGTTCAATAGTAAGCTGAACCTGACCGTGGAATGGTACAACCGTATTACTGATGGTATTTTGCAGCAGGTGAATCTACCCTATTCTGTAGGTACGCTACCGCCTCTCTTCAATATCGGCCAGCTGGAAAATCGCGGAGTAGACCTTCAGTTGGGCTACAATAATCAGCTTGGCGCATTCAGTTATGGTATTTCTGGTAATATCAGTTTCCTGGAAAATGAGGTAACAAATTTGTATCAGGATCAGCCTCTTTCTACTGATTTTGGAAGAGTAGAAGAAGGCAGGTCTATTGGTCACCTCTGGGGATATAAGGTAGGGGGAACCTTCCAAAGCCAGGCAGAAATTGATGCCTACTTTGAAGGGCTGGAAGATCAAACCATTGCTAATGAAGACTTTGTAGCACCAGGGGATCTGTATTTTCAGAATGTAGGCGGAAATCCTACCGAGGAGGAGCCTTTCTACAGCACTACTCCTGACAATTTGATCAACAGCTTTGACCAGACAGAAATAGGCAATACCATACCGGGTTATACCTATGGCATTAACCTGAATGCCGGCTGGAAAGGTCTGGACATCTCTATGAATTTTTATGGGGAAGGAGATGTAGATCGCTATAATTCTGTCAGAAATACTTTTGAGAGCATGTCAGGAGCAGGGAGCAATTTCTTTGCCTCTACTCTGAACCGCTGGACACCGCAAAATACCAATACAGACCTGCCGCGGGCAGTGGTAGGAGATCCGGCAAGAAATAACCGTTACTCTACCCGCTGGGTGGAAAGTGCTGCCTTCTTCCGGCTGAATACCTGGCAGTTAGGGTACTCTTTGCCTAGCTCAGTTTTAGAAGCATTAAATAATACAGTACGTTCTCTTAGAGTATATGTGGGTGGGCAGAATAATATTTACGCATTCAGATGGTCAGGTATTGATCCGGTAAATGATGAGTTTCCACTGCCAAGATCTTTTACAGCAGGATTAAACATTAGATTTTAA
- a CDS encoding RagB/SusD family nutrient uptake outer membrane protein — translation MKILIKYYLIVLAVVFISCEPDLVDEPPLGPTEQTFFSNVIEFRQNLASTYAVLYDYYHYAAPSFNNNGWVTATWLLPGDDLTETNAARTSVELFDGSLNPTNTQIRFTFEASYKMIGRANVVIDKVRTVDFSNYEGASEIAQMEGEALFLRAYAYYKLFNIYGSVPIVTERIQDEANTNTPKSPAPEVLNQVIEDARMAIDILPESWDEIYAGRADKNSARGLLVKALVFRANNTGDNADYTEAISVFNSITAQLVPDFIDNFSSYTENNDESLFEVQATVPNSGNNNLVLHNDGAWRGVENMSVYRGYMMEPGDPGPFNASAVTRFLITDKLLNGFGNDPRILVFLDPEDGFDGKIFQKYNLPTGVNEITGFHGGSANNERVLRYADVKLAAAEAYLKTSNASAAIEQINDVRTRARVWGLGAGISDGTVPANYASGETDAATIMQWIMDERFVELAGEGHRYWDLKRWHIAGNINLTGWDGSDDNFSTALASPVQFDVDKHLVFPLPQEEIERNSEIVENNPGY, via the coding sequence ATGAAAATATTGATAAAATATTATTTGATAGTTTTGGCTGTCGTCTTTATCAGTTGCGAGCCTGATCTGGTAGATGAGCCACCGCTGGGGCCTACTGAACAAACATTTTTTAGCAATGTGATAGAGTTCAGGCAAAATCTAGCCAGCACCTATGCAGTGCTCTACGATTATTACCATTATGCAGCACCCTCTTTCAATAACAATGGATGGGTAACTGCTACCTGGTTATTGCCGGGCGATGATCTTACTGAAACGAATGCTGCCCGTACATCGGTAGAATTATTTGATGGCAGTCTGAATCCAACCAATACACAAATTCGCTTTACTTTTGAGGCTTCTTACAAGATGATCGGTAGAGCGAATGTAGTCATTGACAAAGTGAGGACGGTTGATTTTTCCAACTATGAAGGAGCAAGTGAAATAGCCCAGATGGAAGGAGAAGCCCTTTTTCTCAGGGCTTATGCGTACTACAAATTGTTTAATATCTACGGAAGTGTGCCGATTGTGACAGAACGTATTCAGGATGAAGCCAATACCAATACACCCAAAAGCCCTGCACCTGAGGTGTTGAACCAAGTGATTGAAGACGCTCGCATGGCTATTGATATATTACCCGAAAGCTGGGATGAGATATATGCAGGCAGAGCAGATAAAAATTCAGCACGTGGCTTGTTGGTGAAGGCTTTGGTTTTTCGCGCTAACAATACCGGCGATAATGCGGATTATACAGAAGCAATCAGTGTGTTCAATAGCATCACTGCGCAATTGGTACCTGATTTTATTGATAATTTCAGTTCTTACACAGAAAACAATGATGAGTCATTGTTTGAAGTGCAGGCTACAGTGCCAAACAGCGGTAACAATAATCTTGTGCTGCACAATGATGGTGCCTGGCGAGGGGTAGAAAACATGAGCGTATACCGCGGTTATATGATGGAACCCGGTGATCCGGGACCCTTCAATGCGTCTGCGGTCACTAGATTTTTAATTACTGACAAGCTGCTGAATGGTTTTGGCAATGATCCAAGAATTTTAGTGTTTCTGGACCCTGAAGATGGTTTTGATGGCAAGATATTTCAGAAGTATAACCTTCCCACGGGAGTAAACGAAATCACAGGTTTTCATGGAGGCTCAGCCAATAACGAAAGAGTACTAAGATACGCGGATGTAAAACTGGCTGCTGCCGAAGCTTATCTAAAAACGAGTAATGCTTCCGCTGCTATTGAGCAAATCAATGATGTAAGAACCCGGGCCAGAGTATGGGGACTGGGCGCAGGCATCAGTGATGGAACAGTACCCGCTAATTATGCCAGTGGTGAAACAGATGCAGCGACCATCATGCAGTGGATCATGGATGAACGCTTCGTAGAGTTGGCCGGAGAAGGACACAGATACTGGGATCTGAAAAGATGGCATATCGCTGGTAATATAAATTTGACCGGCTGGGATGGCAGCGATGATAACTTTAGTACCGCCCTGGCTTCACCGGTTCAGTTTGATGTGGATAAACATCTGGTATTTCCATTACCACAGGAAGAAATAGAAAGGAATAGTGAAATTGTGGAAAACAATCCCGGATACTAA
- a CDS encoding zinc-binding metallopeptidase family protein: MEAAKHRLVYSLLRLGLPLLSKDQQAETGLAFDFLADQEKTVLTGHAQGLITLNIAEADDAERAKRRQAMGEPYRTLLGHFRHEVGHYYWDRLIANTNFLSAYRQLFGDEQQDYGEALKLHYQQGVPDDWAKQYISTYASAHSWEDWAETWAHYLHLIDTLETAHAFSLRVAPKVAQEDDSLSANIDRDPYTLKNFDEIIALWLPLTFAMNSINRSMGQPDLYPFVIPPPVIEKLRFVHQVCHAWR, from the coding sequence TTGGAAGCTGCTAAGCACCGCCTGGTCTATAGTTTGTTGCGTTTAGGCTTACCGCTTTTGAGTAAAGACCAGCAAGCAGAGACCGGCCTGGCTTTTGATTTTCTGGCCGATCAGGAAAAGACGGTGCTAACTGGTCATGCCCAGGGTTTGATCACGTTGAATATTGCCGAAGCCGATGATGCAGAACGCGCCAAAAGACGACAGGCCATGGGTGAACCTTACCGCACACTGCTTGGTCATTTCAGGCATGAGGTGGGGCACTACTACTGGGACAGGCTGATTGCCAATACCAATTTTCTTTCCGCCTATCGCCAGCTATTCGGAGATGAGCAACAGGACTATGGAGAAGCTCTCAAACTCCATTACCAGCAGGGGGTGCCCGACGACTGGGCCAAGCAATACATCAGCACCTATGCCAGCGCACATTCCTGGGAAGATTGGGCTGAAACCTGGGCTCATTACCTACATCTAATAGACACTTTGGAAACCGCCCATGCTTTTAGTTTACGCGTTGCTCCAAAAGTAGCCCAGGAAGATGACAGCCTTTCCGCCAACATAGACCGAGATCCCTATACCTTGAAAAATTTTGATGAAATCATTGCTTTATGGCTCCCCCTGACTTTTGCCATGAACAGCATCAACCGCAGCATGGGGCAGCCTGACCTATACCCCTTTGTCATTCCTCCGCCAGTCATTGAAAAGCTGCGTTTTGTGCACCAGGTATGTCATGCATGGAGGTAG
- a CDS encoding zinc-ribbon domain-containing protein — MKLFTCKECSNLLYFENTHCERCGSLLGFLPDDMDLHTLLPRQVQTFSLKDAGPEHYRYCANAQLQACNWLLPAHQEDPLCQACSLNHTIPNLQEAGHVVL; from the coding sequence ATGAAATTATTTACCTGTAAGGAGTGCAGCAATCTTTTGTACTTTGAAAACACCCACTGCGAGCGTTGTGGCAGTTTACTGGGTTTCTTGCCGGATGATATGGACCTGCACACCCTACTGCCCCGGCAGGTACAGACTTTCAGCCTCAAGGATGCCGGTCCGGAACATTATCGTTACTGCGCGAATGCACAACTACAGGCTTGCAATTGGCTACTGCCAGCACATCAGGAAGATCCTCTTTGCCAGGCTTGTTCCCTAAATCATACGATTCCTAATCTACAGGAAGCTGGTCATGTGGTACTGTGA
- a CDS encoding chorismate mutase family protein has product MLAQRRVWADDSGLNPDLMEKVYQDLVNHFIEEKMKQWKSQTDKA; this is encoded by the coding sequence ATGCTGGCCCAAAGAAGGGTTTGGGCCGATGACTCCGGGCTTAATCCGGATTTGATGGAGAAAGTCTACCAGGATCTGGTCAATCATTTCATTGAGGAAAAAATGAAGCAGTGGAAAAGCCAAACTGATAAGGCATAA
- a CDS encoding DMT family transporter, with translation MKNPYLLLIFATLFWAGNVVLSKAMSTDIPPITLAFWRWSMALLVISFFSWKKVIQDWDAIRKNILILLPLSLFGITVFNTLIYIALQDTSALNSLLLQSLLPVVVALMSFVFLKERLRKWQVVGILISLCGTLVLVAKGEFTTLLGTGFNRGDVWVITAVVCYASYTILLKFRPPMHPLSFLLVTFFLGTLMLLPFYLWEQTYAAPIQWNLPVYTTIAYLAVFPSFISYLFFNEAVRKVGASTAGLFSHLIPLFGSLMAILFLGETFYTYHAVGVALTFSGIYLVIKNKVGAKSRKQLR, from the coding sequence ATGAAAAATCCCTACCTGCTCCTGATCTTTGCTACCCTCTTCTGGGCAGGAAATGTGGTGCTAAGCAAAGCTATGTCTACTGATATTCCTCCGATTACCCTGGCCTTCTGGCGATGGAGCATGGCATTGCTCGTTATCTCTTTTTTTTCGTGGAAAAAAGTAATACAGGATTGGGACGCTATTCGTAAAAATATCCTTATTCTGCTGCCGCTCTCTCTCTTTGGGATTACTGTTTTCAATACCCTGATTTATATCGCTTTGCAGGATACCAGCGCCCTGAACAGCTTGTTGTTACAATCATTACTTCCGGTTGTAGTGGCGCTGATGTCCTTTGTTTTTTTGAAAGAGCGCTTGCGCAAATGGCAGGTGGTAGGTATTCTGATTTCACTTTGTGGTACGCTGGTGCTGGTCGCCAAAGGGGAGTTTACTACTTTGTTGGGGACGGGCTTTAACCGGGGAGATGTGTGGGTGATCACGGCGGTAGTTTGTTATGCCTCTTATACCATACTTTTGAAATTTCGCCCACCCATGCACCCTCTCAGCTTTCTGCTGGTGACCTTTTTTCTGGGAACGCTGATGTTGCTGCCTTTTTACCTCTGGGAACAGACTTATGCAGCACCCATTCAGTGGAACCTGCCGGTCTACACCACCATTGCCTATCTGGCAGTCTTTCCCTCTTTTATCTCTTACCTTTTTTTCAATGAAGCAGTACGTAAGGTGGGAGCCAGCACTGCGGGCTTGTTTTCCCACCTGATTCCTCTTTTCGGTAGCCTGATGGCCATTCTATTTTTGGGAGAGACTTTCTATACCTATCATGCTGTGGGAGTAGCCCTGACCTTCAGTGGAATTTACCTGGTGATCAAAAATAAAGTGGGAGCCAAATCCCGTAAACAATTGCGTTGA
- a CDS encoding fasciclin domain-containing protein, producing the protein MFLNTNNNKINRILSIFLALTVGVVMMSCEEDDDIIDDDENNLTIYGEVTNSPGFTFLTAAIDKANLTDRLDAEGSYTLLAPSDNAFINAGITDLDDYTSDELAEILEYHVIEDEVLVSELADVEKQETLNGTLYVVPTERYLYLNGNTLIGEANVETVNGVIHVVDRVLSAPQSQITAIIEEDENLNILQEAIAQAGVGDVLSKAGPFTIFAPTDEAFEKLFDELEVSSISELSNDRLAKILQYHVIEDRAFSPALEVGSQSTLLGETFTITFDNAILLVDENEHTANAVVVAGNRLGTNGVVHYVDEVLLPEEE; encoded by the coding sequence ATGTTTTTAAATACCAATAATAATAAAATAAATCGTATCTTATCCATATTTCTGGCACTCACTGTGGGAGTAGTCATGATGAGTTGCGAGGAAGATGATGATATCATAGACGATGATGAAAATAACCTTACCATATATGGAGAAGTAACGAACAGTCCTGGCTTCACATTTTTAACTGCAGCCATTGATAAGGCCAATCTGACTGACAGGCTGGATGCAGAAGGGAGTTATACACTTTTAGCTCCATCAGATAATGCTTTTATCAATGCTGGCATCACTGATTTAGATGACTATACCTCAGATGAACTGGCAGAAATATTAGAATATCATGTGATTGAGGATGAAGTATTAGTCAGTGAACTTGCAGATGTAGAAAAACAGGAAACGCTAAACGGGACATTGTATGTAGTTCCTACAGAACGATATCTCTATCTGAATGGTAATACATTGATTGGAGAAGCTAATGTGGAAACGGTCAATGGTGTAATTCATGTAGTAGATAGGGTACTGAGTGCTCCGCAAAGCCAGATCACAGCGATTATAGAAGAAGATGAGAATTTGAATATTTTACAGGAAGCGATCGCTCAGGCTGGTGTTGGTGATGTGTTGAGTAAGGCTGGCCCATTTACCATTTTTGCACCTACCGACGAAGCTTTTGAGAAGTTATTTGATGAACTGGAAGTTTCTTCTATTAGTGAATTGTCCAATGACCGATTGGCAAAGATACTACAATACCATGTAATAGAGGACAGAGCTTTTAGCCCTGCACTGGAAGTAGGAAGTCAGAGTACCCTGCTGGGTGAAACGTTTACGATTACCTTTGATAATGCAATCTTGCTGGTAGATGAAAATGAACATACTGCCAATGCTGTTGTGGTGGCGGGTAACCGTTTAGGTACCAATGGTGTAGTCCATTATGTGGATGAAGTGCTGCTTCCCGAAGAGGAATAA
- a CDS encoding head GIN domain-containing protein produces MISLSIRAQSVEQRNIADFDRIIFEGRGDLILTIGSAPALEVEAEDGVNMQRIKTYVQGKTLHITYERDDDKVWDMHPKIMVYVSFRELDEIATAGIVNVRTDSPIKNRSFRFGAEGMGKSYLEVEVDQLEVKIAGTADVELTGTARQGSLLLDGTGKLDALAMEASRIDAEVNGTGSLFVHATESLHVEANGFGAQVKYKGNPEDKVINKSGWVSIKQVSSR; encoded by the coding sequence ATGATCAGCCTCTCAATCCGTGCACAATCCGTAGAACAGCGGAATATTGCTGATTTTGACCGTATTATTTTTGAAGGCAGAGGAGACCTGATCCTCACTATCGGTAGCGCTCCTGCCCTGGAAGTAGAAGCCGAGGATGGGGTGAACATGCAACGAATCAAAACGTATGTACAGGGAAAGACTTTGCACATCACCTACGAACGCGATGACGATAAAGTATGGGATATGCATCCGAAAATCATGGTTTATGTATCTTTTCGTGAACTTGATGAGATAGCCACGGCTGGTATTGTCAACGTGAGAACGGATTCACCCATCAAAAACAGGAGTTTCAGATTTGGAGCGGAAGGCATGGGCAAAAGCTATCTGGAAGTAGAAGTAGATCAACTGGAAGTAAAAATTGCTGGTACTGCCGATGTAGAATTGACAGGTACAGCCAGACAGGGGAGCCTACTACTGGATGGTACCGGCAAACTGGATGCTCTTGCAATGGAAGCGAGCCGGATAGATGCAGAAGTCAATGGGACAGGTTCTCTTTTTGTCCATGCGACAGAGAGTCTGCATGTAGAGGCTAATGGCTTTGGTGCCCAGGTCAAATACAAAGGCAACCCTGAAGATAAAGTAATCAACAAATCCGGTTGGGTATCTATCAAACAGGTAAGCAGCCGCTAA